In Paraburkholderia sprentiae WSM5005, a genomic segment contains:
- a CDS encoding YceI family protein: MNPFPFHTAWVRALLGAMLLSAMACTPIQVLTHSVSQNEARVPPGRYEIDSDHTSITFDIDHFKYTRFTMRFDRKQGQLDWNDGGLDRSTASVAIDAASIDTNVPLLDKMVKSDSMLDVARYPQIRFASTRFERTSEAHGTLSGDLTIRDVTQPVTLEVTYNGFARDPLTKKDTLGFSADGHFSRAKFGLATWYPAVGDDIHVLIQAEFVKTPAGA, translated from the coding sequence ATGAACCCATTCCCGTTTCACACCGCGTGGGTACGCGCGCTGCTCGGCGCAATGCTGCTCAGCGCGATGGCCTGCACGCCGATCCAGGTGCTCACGCATTCGGTCAGCCAGAACGAAGCGCGCGTGCCGCCTGGGCGCTACGAGATCGATTCGGACCATACGAGCATCACGTTCGACATCGATCACTTCAAATACACGCGCTTTACGATGCGTTTCGATCGCAAGCAGGGGCAGCTCGACTGGAACGACGGCGGCCTCGATCGCAGTACGGCGTCGGTCGCGATCGACGCCGCGAGCATCGACACGAACGTGCCGCTGCTCGACAAGATGGTGAAAAGCGACAGCATGCTCGACGTGGCGCGCTATCCGCAGATCCGCTTCGCCAGCACGCGGTTCGAGCGCACCAGCGAAGCGCACGGCACGCTGAGCGGCGACCTGACGATTCGCGACGTCACGCAGCCGGTTACGCTCGAGGTCACATACAACGGCTTCGCGCGCGATCCGCTGACCAAGAAAGACACGCTCGGCTTTTCCGCGGACGGTCATTTCAGCCGCGCGAAGTTCGGTCTGGCCACCTGGTATCCAGCCGTCGGCGACGATATTCACGTGCTCATCCAGGCCGAGTTCGTGAAAACGCCCGCAGGCGCGTAA
- the tdh gene encoding L-threonine 3-dehydrogenase — MKALAKLERGPGLTLTDVKKPEVGHNDVMIRITRTAICGTDIHIWKWDDWAQKTIPVPMHVGHEYVGEIVEMGQEVRGFAIGDRVSGEGHITCGFCRNCRAGRRHLCRNTIGVGVNREGAFAEYLVIPAFNAFKIPPEISDDLAAIFDPFGNATHTALSFNLVGEDVLITGAGPIGIMAVAIAKHVGARNVVITDVNDYRLELARRMGATRAVNVSRESLRDVMHDLHMAEGFDVGLEMSGVPSAFTDMLDAMNHGGKIALLGIPPAQTAIDWTKVIFKGLEIKGIYGREMFETWYKMVAMLQSGLDLSPILTHHFKVDDYQQAFATMLSGESGKVILDWTAA; from the coding sequence ATGAAAGCATTGGCGAAACTCGAACGCGGGCCGGGCCTCACACTCACCGACGTGAAAAAGCCCGAAGTCGGCCATAACGACGTGATGATCCGCATCACGCGCACCGCGATTTGCGGCACCGACATTCATATCTGGAAGTGGGACGACTGGGCGCAAAAGACGATTCCGGTGCCGATGCACGTCGGCCATGAATACGTCGGCGAAATCGTCGAGATGGGGCAGGAAGTGCGCGGCTTTGCGATCGGCGATCGCGTGTCGGGCGAAGGACACATCACCTGCGGCTTCTGCCGCAACTGTCGCGCCGGCCGCCGGCATCTATGCCGCAACACCATCGGCGTCGGCGTGAATCGCGAGGGCGCGTTCGCCGAATACCTGGTGATTCCGGCCTTCAACGCATTCAAGATTCCGCCCGAAATCTCCGACGACCTCGCCGCGATCTTCGATCCATTCGGCAACGCGACGCATACGGCGTTGTCGTTCAACCTCGTCGGCGAGGACGTGCTGATTACCGGCGCGGGGCCGATCGGCATCATGGCGGTTGCGATCGCGAAGCACGTCGGCGCGCGCAACGTCGTGATCACCGACGTCAACGACTATCGCCTGGAACTCGCGCGCAGGATGGGCGCGACGCGCGCCGTGAACGTGTCGCGAGAATCGTTGCGCGACGTGATGCACGATCTGCACATGGCCGAGGGCTTCGACGTCGGCCTCGAAATGTCAGGTGTGCCGAGCGCGTTTACGGACATGCTCGACGCGATGAACCATGGCGGCAAGATAGCGTTGCTCGGCATTCCGCCGGCGCAAACCGCGATCGACTGGACCAAGGTGATTTTCAAGGGCCTTGAAATCAAGGGCATTTATGGGCGCGAGATGTTCGAGACCTGGTACAAGATGGTCGCGATGCTGCAAAGCGGGCTCGATCTGTCGCCGATCCTCACGCACCATTTCAAGGTCGACGATTATCAGCAGGCTTTCGCGACGATGCTCTCCGGTGAGAGCGGCAAGGTGATCCTCGACTGGACCGCTGCCTGA